From a single Capsicum annuum cultivar UCD-10X-F1 chromosome 12, UCD10Xv1.1, whole genome shotgun sequence genomic region:
- the LOC107851188 gene encoding probable LRR receptor-like serine/threonine-protein kinase At5g63710 isoform X1 → MAISPEYQKQREGSSGRAAPLVDRENSMLSRAFLFRNFHLNLLMLLLLCSNGLSSNDYDVEGHALIELLRSLNDSNNRITDWNINFVSPCFSWSHVTCRNGNVISLSLASNGFSGTLSPSITKLKFLVSLDLQNNNLSGALPDYLSSMSNLQNLNLANNSFNGPIPPAWGQLYNLKNLVMRGNRITGTVPNSLTNITGLKQLDLSSNYLTGGIPLQLFSIPTYNFSGNHLACGNGFHQPCVSSSSISGSSRRPKHEVAIFTGASCGAFLLLIVGAIVTYRCNYKRKLKHDHFYDVEGDVERNISLGQLRRFSWREIQIATDNFSDSNIIGQGGFGKVYKGYLWDSTKVAVKRLTDYHNPGGEAAFLREVQLISVAVHRNLLRLIGFCTTSSERILVYPFMQNLSVAYRLRDLKPGEKALDWPTRRRIAFGAAHGLEYLHEHCDPKIIHRDLKAANILLDDNFEPVLGDFGLAKLVDTKLTHITTQVRGTMGHIAPEYLSTGKSSEKTDVFGYGITLLELVTAQRAIDFSRLEEEEDVLLLDHIKKLLREKRLGDIVDGNMKTYEPKEVETILQVALLCTQSSPEDRPKMAEVITMLKGVGLAERWAEWEQLEEVRNQQFSLMSRQFLWAEDSTHDQEAIQLSQAR, encoded by the exons ATGGCTATTAGTCCAG AGTATCAGAAACAACGAGAAGGATCAAGTGGACGCGCTGCTCCTCTGGTTGATAGAGAGAATTCGATGTTGTCCAGAGCCTTTTTGTTCCGGAATTTTCACTTGAACTTGCTGATGCTCCTACTTCTATGCAGCAATGGTCTCTCCTcaaatgattatgatgttgaag GTCATGCTTTAATTGAGTTGCTGAGGTCTCTGAATGATTCAAACAATAGAATCACAGATTGGAACATTAATTTTGTGTCTCCATGTTTCAGTTGGTCTCATGTTACATGCAGAAATGGAAATGTCATATCCTT GAGCTTAGCTTCTAACGGATTCTCGGGAACACTTTCGCCATCGATAACCAAGTTGAAATTTTTGGTTAGCCT GGATTTGCAGAACAATAATTTATCTGGTGCCTTACCTGATTACCTTAGCAGCATGTCAAATCTACAAAACTTGAATCTTGCAAACAATAGTTTCAATGGTCCTATTCCACCAGCTTGGGGTCAGCTCTACAATCTTAAAAATTT GGTCATGAGAGGAAATCGCATAACTGGAACTGTGCCAAATTCACTTACAAATATCACAGGCTTAAAACAACT GGACCTGTCGTCCAATTATCTGACTGGAGGTATCCCACTGCAGTTGTTTTCAATACCAACATACAA TTTTTCAGGAAATCATCTTGCTTGTGGCAATGGCTTTCACCAGCCCTGTGTTTCTAGTTCCTCCATATCAG GTTCCAGTAGAAGACCAAAACATGAGGTTGCTATTTTTACTGGTGCAAGCTGTGGTGCATTCCTTCTTCTCATAGTTGGAGCTATCGTCACATATCGATGCAATTATAAACGTAAACTCAAACATGATCACTTTTATGATGTGGAAG GTGATGTTGAACGCAACATTTCATTAGGCCAGCTGAGAAGGTTCTCATGGCGCGAAATTCAGATTGCAACGGACAATTTCAGTGACAGCAACATAATAGGACAAGGAGGTTTTGGTAAAGTGTACAAGGGCTATCTTTGGGACAGCACGAAAGTGGCAGTGAAAAGACTTACAGATTACCACAATCCTGGTGGAGAGGCTGCATTTCTGAGAGAAGTGCAGCTGATTAGTGTTGCAGTTCATCGGAATCTCCTTCGTTTGATCGGGTTCTGTACAACCTCTTCTGAGAGAATTCTTGTCTATCCATTTATGCAGAATCTTAGCGTTGCATATCGGTTAAGAG ATTTAAAACCGGGAGAGAAAGCTCTGGATTGGCCAACGAGGAGGCGGATAGCCTTCGGAGCAGCTCATGGTTTGGAGTACCTACACGAGCATTGCGATCCTAAGATCATTCATAGAGATCTAAAGGCAGCAAACATCCTCCTAGACGATAATTTTGAACCTGTTCTTGGAGATTTTGGACTAGCAAAGCTAGTAGATACGAAACTGACTCACATTACAACTCAAGTTCGCGGAACAATGGGCCACATTGCCCCAGAATACTTGTCTACAGGAAAATCATCTGAGAAAACAGATGTGTTCGGATATGGCATTACCCTTTTAGAACTTGTAACTGCGCAACGTGCAATTGATTTTTCGCGACTTGAAGAAGAGGAAGATGTCTTGCTACTGGATCAT ATCAAGAAACTATTGAGAGAGAAAAGGCTAGGTGACATTGTGGATGGAAACATGAAAACATATGAACCAAAAGAGGTTGAGACAATCCTTCAAGTTGCATTGCTTTGCACCCAAAGTTCACCCGAGGATCGTCCAAAAATGGCAGAAGTGATCACTATGCTGAAAGGAGTAGGTTTAGCTGAAAGATGGGCAGAGTGGGAACAACTTGAAGAAGTAAGAAATCAACAGTTCTCCCTCATGTCGCGCCAGTTTTTGTGGGCTGAAGACTCAACACATGATCAAGAAGCTATACAACTGTCTCAAGCAAGATGA
- the LOC107851188 gene encoding probable LRR receptor-like serine/threonine-protein kinase At5g63710 isoform X2 has product MLSRAFLFRNFHLNLLMLLLLCSNGLSSNDYDVEGHALIELLRSLNDSNNRITDWNINFVSPCFSWSHVTCRNGNVISLSLASNGFSGTLSPSITKLKFLVSLDLQNNNLSGALPDYLSSMSNLQNLNLANNSFNGPIPPAWGQLYNLKNLVMRGNRITGTVPNSLTNITGLKQLDLSSNYLTGGIPLQLFSIPTYNFSGNHLACGNGFHQPCVSSSSISGSSRRPKHEVAIFTGASCGAFLLLIVGAIVTYRCNYKRKLKHDHFYDVEGDVERNISLGQLRRFSWREIQIATDNFSDSNIIGQGGFGKVYKGYLWDSTKVAVKRLTDYHNPGGEAAFLREVQLISVAVHRNLLRLIGFCTTSSERILVYPFMQNLSVAYRLRDLKPGEKALDWPTRRRIAFGAAHGLEYLHEHCDPKIIHRDLKAANILLDDNFEPVLGDFGLAKLVDTKLTHITTQVRGTMGHIAPEYLSTGKSSEKTDVFGYGITLLELVTAQRAIDFSRLEEEEDVLLLDHIKKLLREKRLGDIVDGNMKTYEPKEVETILQVALLCTQSSPEDRPKMAEVITMLKGVGLAERWAEWEQLEEVRNQQFSLMSRQFLWAEDSTHDQEAIQLSQAR; this is encoded by the exons ATGTTGTCCAGAGCCTTTTTGTTCCGGAATTTTCACTTGAACTTGCTGATGCTCCTACTTCTATGCAGCAATGGTCTCTCCTcaaatgattatgatgttgaag GTCATGCTTTAATTGAGTTGCTGAGGTCTCTGAATGATTCAAACAATAGAATCACAGATTGGAACATTAATTTTGTGTCTCCATGTTTCAGTTGGTCTCATGTTACATGCAGAAATGGAAATGTCATATCCTT GAGCTTAGCTTCTAACGGATTCTCGGGAACACTTTCGCCATCGATAACCAAGTTGAAATTTTTGGTTAGCCT GGATTTGCAGAACAATAATTTATCTGGTGCCTTACCTGATTACCTTAGCAGCATGTCAAATCTACAAAACTTGAATCTTGCAAACAATAGTTTCAATGGTCCTATTCCACCAGCTTGGGGTCAGCTCTACAATCTTAAAAATTT GGTCATGAGAGGAAATCGCATAACTGGAACTGTGCCAAATTCACTTACAAATATCACAGGCTTAAAACAACT GGACCTGTCGTCCAATTATCTGACTGGAGGTATCCCACTGCAGTTGTTTTCAATACCAACATACAA TTTTTCAGGAAATCATCTTGCTTGTGGCAATGGCTTTCACCAGCCCTGTGTTTCTAGTTCCTCCATATCAG GTTCCAGTAGAAGACCAAAACATGAGGTTGCTATTTTTACTGGTGCAAGCTGTGGTGCATTCCTTCTTCTCATAGTTGGAGCTATCGTCACATATCGATGCAATTATAAACGTAAACTCAAACATGATCACTTTTATGATGTGGAAG GTGATGTTGAACGCAACATTTCATTAGGCCAGCTGAGAAGGTTCTCATGGCGCGAAATTCAGATTGCAACGGACAATTTCAGTGACAGCAACATAATAGGACAAGGAGGTTTTGGTAAAGTGTACAAGGGCTATCTTTGGGACAGCACGAAAGTGGCAGTGAAAAGACTTACAGATTACCACAATCCTGGTGGAGAGGCTGCATTTCTGAGAGAAGTGCAGCTGATTAGTGTTGCAGTTCATCGGAATCTCCTTCGTTTGATCGGGTTCTGTACAACCTCTTCTGAGAGAATTCTTGTCTATCCATTTATGCAGAATCTTAGCGTTGCATATCGGTTAAGAG ATTTAAAACCGGGAGAGAAAGCTCTGGATTGGCCAACGAGGAGGCGGATAGCCTTCGGAGCAGCTCATGGTTTGGAGTACCTACACGAGCATTGCGATCCTAAGATCATTCATAGAGATCTAAAGGCAGCAAACATCCTCCTAGACGATAATTTTGAACCTGTTCTTGGAGATTTTGGACTAGCAAAGCTAGTAGATACGAAACTGACTCACATTACAACTCAAGTTCGCGGAACAATGGGCCACATTGCCCCAGAATACTTGTCTACAGGAAAATCATCTGAGAAAACAGATGTGTTCGGATATGGCATTACCCTTTTAGAACTTGTAACTGCGCAACGTGCAATTGATTTTTCGCGACTTGAAGAAGAGGAAGATGTCTTGCTACTGGATCAT ATCAAGAAACTATTGAGAGAGAAAAGGCTAGGTGACATTGTGGATGGAAACATGAAAACATATGAACCAAAAGAGGTTGAGACAATCCTTCAAGTTGCATTGCTTTGCACCCAAAGTTCACCCGAGGATCGTCCAAAAATGGCAGAAGTGATCACTATGCTGAAAGGAGTAGGTTTAGCTGAAAGATGGGCAGAGTGGGAACAACTTGAAGAAGTAAGAAATCAACAGTTCTCCCTCATGTCGCGCCAGTTTTTGTGGGCTGAAGACTCAACACATGATCAAGAAGCTATACAACTGTCTCAAGCAAGATGA
- the LOC107851189 gene encoding uncharacterized protein LOC107851189, with amino-acid sequence MAASGCVHHKTLNPKAEEFIPTLHAIDLVPSLPHQIFHPVGNELVVYQPPPSVPVQGNEIVPYQQQPAPPVLPLLTYFPQPFYWICYKDVHVQPCYQQQVEVLSLPERSDHQEEPVNEVFLRKTWRRCGKRGAKRLPLPPRLVGAATAGEKTWKLRGCFMRKPHQEAGSISSYKATPLVKEGPILSSNLTTVMIRNIPNQFRREQFMLFVDHYCSIYHWEYDFLYLPIDFGLQHFVTHYFSFLNYTNDLLKEFFVKSSREYIYPMFSYWYYPYFHCFFIDDLLFLFTIFFSVCFDKFRTKNNVGYAFVNFTSVCAAAEIRKVLRNFKWHGVMTPAGIYSSRKICEVTSARIQGKEHLVKHFSGSNFVCETDEYLPVVFSPPRNGSTRLTKPRTIGKRAAVP; translated from the exons ATGGCAGCATCTGGTTGTGTTCATCACAAAACACTTAATCCAAAAGCTGAAGAGTTTATACCAACTCTTCATGCAATAGATTTAGTCCCTTCTCTTCCTCACCAAATTTTTCATCCAGTAGGTAATGAACTGGTTGTGTATCAGCCACCACCATCAGTACCAGTACAAGGGAATGAGATTGTTCCATATCAGCAGCAGCCAGCACCACCAGTATTGCCACTACTTACTTACTTTCCACAGCCTTTTTACTGGATTTGTTATAAAGATGTTCATGTTCAACCTTGTTACCAGCAGCAGGTTGAGGTTCTCTCATTACCTGAGAGAAGTGACCATCAAGAGGAGCCAGTTAATGAGGTGTTTCTGAGAAAAACATGGAGAAGGTGTGGGAAGAGAGGGGCTAAAAGACTCCCTTTGCCACCAAGGTTGGTGGGAGCTGCAACTGCTGGTGAAAAAACATGGAAGCTAAGAGGTTGTTTTATGAGAAAACCCCATCAAGAAGCTGGTTCTATCAGTTCTTACAAAGCTACTCCTCTTGTTAAAGAAGGTCCCATTTTAAGCAGCAACTTAACTACTGTGATGATTAGGAATATTCCTAATCAGTTCAG GAGGGAGCAATTCATGCTATTTGTTGATCATTACTGCTCTATATATCATTGGGAGTATGATTTCCTTTATCTCCCAATTGACTTTGG GCTGCAGCATTTTGTTACACATTATTTTAGTTTCCTTAACTATACTAATGATCTCTTAAAAGAATTTTTTGTCAAGTCTTCTAGGGAGTACATTTATCCCATGTTTAGTTATTGGTACTATCCATATT TTCATTGTTTCTTTATCGATGATCTCTTGTTTctctttacaatttttttttctgtgTGTTTTGATAAATTTAGGACGAAGAACAACGTGGGGTATGCCTTTGTGAACTTCACATCTGTATGTGCTGCTGCTGAAATTCGGAAAGTTCTCAGGAACTTCAAGTGGCATGGTGTCATGACTCCCGCTGGCATTTACTCGTCAAGGAAGATTTGTGAAGTTACCTCTGCTCGCATTCAG gGAAAGGAACACTTGGTGAAGCACTTCTCAGGGTCGAACTTTGTGTGTGAGACGGATGAATATCTTCCGGTTGTTTTCTCTCCTCCGAGGAACGGTTCAACTAGGTTGACAAAGCCAAGGACTATTGGAAAGCGGGCTGCAGTTCCTTAG